Genomic window (bacterium):
CCTTGATGGCTTTTACGATTAAATGAGTTCCAACTATTTTATTTACTTCGACACGTTCGCCTTTTTCGATAATCTCGTTATCTTCATTTTTTGCGCGCCATTCCTCGCCTCCAAACCTAACCATGCCGGTGTTCTTAATGTTATCTATCTCTTCAAACACCATGCCAATTTTCCCGATTAGCCTATCGGAACCTACACCCGATGGACCTTTACGCGTAAATCTATCGGCAAACCTTCGCGAAAAAAGAACCAAAACGCTCGACACAATTATAAATGCTCCAAGCTGCCAACCGGAGCCCATACCGAGACCAGCAAGTATAGCAGCT
Coding sequences:
- a CDS encoding NfeD family protein, which codes for MLDNIWIIWTIIAAVFAIAEMFTAGFFLLWFGVGAGIAAILAGLGMGSGWQLGAFIIVSSVLVLFSRRFADRFTRKGPSGVGSDRLIGKIGMVFEEIDNIKNTGMVRFGGEEWRAKNEDNEIIEKGERVEVNKIVGTHLIVKAIKEGEQC